The DNA sequence ACCCTGCAGGAGCGTGTATTTCACCTTTTTGATGACAGTCTGGAAAATCTGGGCTACCTCGCACTTGGTTCAAAAGAAACATTACGCTTCTCCAATTTAAGTAAGTATTATCATCAGGCTGATGATCAGAAAATTTGGAAAAAAGTGGATCATCATTAATGTATAATAGAAAAGCAATGAAAGTGAATACTGAATTAGTGGTCATAGGAGGTTCTGCAGGTAGCCTGGAGGTTATTTTGGATATGATCAAAGGGCTGAATGAAAAAATAAGCTTTGCAATTATTTTGGTGGTTCATCGTAAAGCACAGTCTGTAAGTGTATTGCCTACTTTATTACAGCAGTTTTCACCCATTGAAGTCACTGAAATTGAAGATAAGATAGAAATTAAAAGCAACCAGATGTATATTGTACCGGCTGATTACCATCTGCTATTTGAAGACAAACATTTAGTATCGCTGGACAGTTCCGAAAAAATGAATTACTCGCGGCCCTCAATTGATGTCACCTTTAAGTCTGCTGCAGAAATGTATGGGAAAAGTCTGGTAGGAATTCTTTTATCAGGAGCAAATGCTGATGGAGTGGAAGGATTACAGTATATCAAAAGAAATAATGGAACCGTATGGATCCAGGATCCGGATACGGCTGAAGTTAATTATATGCCAAAACATGCAGTCGAAGAGGTCGTTTATGACCTTATTATAACGCCGGAGAATTTAGCAGGGCATATAAATCAATTAAACAGGTTTTAAATTAAAGCTAATATATATGAGTAAGAAGAAAATTTTAATTTTTGATGATGATAAAACGATTTTGGATGTAGCAACCATTATTTTTGAAGAGAGTGGTTACGAAGTTGGAATCTCGGAGACATCACATGATATTATTGATAAAGTTTCACAATTTCAACCGGATGTGATTCTGATGGATAACTGGATCCCCAATATTGGTGGGGTGGAAGCCACAAAGCTTTTAAAAAGTCATGAAGAATTTAAGAAAATTCCTGTCATCTACATAACTGCTAATAATGATATTAATGCATTGGCAGAAAGCGCTCAGGCAGATGATTATATTGCAAAACCATTCAATCTGGATGATCTTGAAGAAAAAGTAGCCAAATACATGAAGGACTGAAAACCAGTATTTTATAATCCATTTGAAAAGATTCAAATGTAAAAAATAGCAACCACCAGCATCCATGACTGGTGGTTTTTTATAGGCAATTGTAAAAATAAATATAGTTGACTATATAGTTGTATATATTTTTTATATATTTGAAAATCTAAAACCTACGATTTCATGAACAATGATTTTATAAAAGAACTTGGTTATAAAGCACTTGATTCCAGATTTAAAAGGATCAGTGAAAAGATGGCTTACAGTGTCAAAAAGCTGTATAAAGATCTCGATTATGATATTGAGCCCAACTGGTATCTCATTTTTATGATCCTGCGGGACAAAGGCGAACTATCGTTGGTAGATATTGCTGAAAGTTTAGGGTACTCCCATCCATCTGTGGTAATCACAGTAAAAAAAATGGCTGCTAAAGATTATCTGAATGTAAAAAAAGATGATTTCGATAAAAGAAAACAAATTGTATCTCTTTCTCCTAAAGCGATCCGGCTGATGCCGGAATTCGAAATGCTTTGGAATAGTTGCGAAGCTGCGATTCTAAATGTAATAGAAAACGATCTTACTATTTTAAATTATTTGGATGGTATCGAATCAGCACTGGAAGAAACTTCATTTTATAATAGATTCAAGCAGGAATACAAAAAACATTTAAAATAAAATCCCATGAAAAAAATAATAATTTTTCTTCTTTCTCTATTTTGTGCATTTTCGTATGCAAAGGAGACGAAAATTACGATAAGAGCAAGAGCTAAAGATGCTAAATTTATAGGAAGCTCTTTAGGAGGAGCCTATGTAATTATCAGAAATAAAATCAACAACACCATTTTAGCAGAAGGAAAAACAAGCGGAAGTACAGGGAATACAGACCTGATCATGAAGGCTCCTAAGCTTAGAGATAGTTCTATTGTAGATGATGCAACAGGAAAATTTTTAGCAACGCTGAATATTGATGAACCTACATTTGTCAGCATTGAAATATTATCTCCGTTTAATCATAAACAGGCACAGGCAAAAGTAAGTACAGAACTTTGGGTAATTCCCGGGAAGGATATTCTTGGAGACGGAATTATACTTGAAATACCGGGATTCATTATTGATATTTTAAAACCCCGGACCCATCAGTACATTGCATTAAACTCTATTACAGGAAAACCATTTCAGATACAGGCAAATATCGTGATGATGTGTGGATGTGTAATTGACAAAGGGGGAATCTGGGATTCAGATAAATTTGAAACTAAAGCAATACTTA is a window from the Chryseobacterium sp. T16E-39 genome containing:
- a CDS encoding MarR family winged helix-turn-helix transcriptional regulator: MNNDFIKELGYKALDSRFKRISEKMAYSVKKLYKDLDYDIEPNWYLIFMILRDKGELSLVDIAESLGYSHPSVVITVKKMAAKDYLNVKKDDFDKRKQIVSLSPKAIRLMPEFEMLWNSCEAAILNVIENDLTILNYLDGIESALEETSFYNRFKQEYKKHLK
- a CDS encoding response regulator, which encodes MSKKKILIFDDDKTILDVATIIFEESGYEVGISETSHDIIDKVSQFQPDVILMDNWIPNIGGVEATKLLKSHEEFKKIPVIYITANNDINALAESAQADDYIAKPFNLDDLEEKVAKYMKD
- a CDS encoding chemotaxis protein CheB, yielding MYNRKAMKVNTELVVIGGSAGSLEVILDMIKGLNEKISFAIILVVHRKAQSVSVLPTLLQQFSPIEVTEIEDKIEIKSNQMYIVPADYHLLFEDKHLVSLDSSEKMNYSRPSIDVTFKSAAEMYGKSLVGILLSGANADGVEGLQYIKRNNGTVWIQDPDTAEVNYMPKHAVEEVVYDLIITPENLAGHINQLNRF